A genomic region of Streptomyces sp. NBC_00247 contains the following coding sequences:
- a CDS encoding thioesterase II family protein has protein sequence MGAVGGAGAGGTAAKEAGTRWLRNWQPRPGAAVNLVCLPHAGGSAGFYRGWPGLLPAGIDFHAVQYPGREDRFAETPLSRMAELADGITDAVRPLFDKDVILFGHSMGANVAWEVAGRCEAEGLMPRLLLLSGRSAPQPRPDGARRPRSDDEIIDEIRGFSTAGSTALDDPDLRELLLPMIRADYRLVEEYRLESAAPVRAPIAVLRGRDDTEVTAEGAFAWRELTAGACTDHVFDGGHFYLREHEGPVLGAVAALVARALR, from the coding sequence ATGGGGGCCGTCGGCGGCGCCGGCGCCGGGGGGACCGCGGCGAAGGAGGCGGGGACCCGGTGGCTGCGCAACTGGCAGCCGCGCCCCGGGGCCGCGGTCAACCTGGTGTGCCTGCCGCACGCCGGTGGCTCCGCCGGGTTCTACCGGGGCTGGCCCGGCCTGCTGCCGGCCGGGATCGACTTCCACGCCGTGCAGTACCCCGGCCGCGAGGACCGTTTCGCCGAGACGCCCCTGTCCCGCATGGCCGAGCTGGCTGACGGGATCACCGATGCCGTCCGCCCGCTGTTCGACAAGGACGTGATCCTCTTCGGGCACAGCATGGGCGCCAACGTGGCGTGGGAGGTCGCCGGCCGGTGCGAGGCCGAAGGCCTGATGCCCCGACTGCTGCTGCTGTCCGGGCGCTCCGCCCCGCAGCCCCGGCCGGACGGGGCCCGCCGGCCCCGTTCCGACGACGAGATCATCGACGAGATCCGGGGCTTCTCCACCGCCGGATCGACCGCCCTGGACGACCCCGACCTGCGGGAGCTGCTGCTCCCGATGATCAGGGCCGACTACCGGCTGGTCGAGGAGTACCGCCTGGAGAGCGCCGCCCCGGTCCGGGCGCCGATCGCCGTCCTCCGTGGGCGCGACGACACCGAGGTCACCGCGGAAGGGGCTTTCGCGTGGCGGGAACTGACGGCGGGCGCCTGTACCGATCACGTCTTCGACGGCGGTCATTTCTACCTCCGGGAACACGAGGGGCCGGTCCTGGGTGCCGTCGCCGCGCTGGTCGCGCGTGCCCTGCGCTGA
- a CDS encoding amino acid adenylation domain-containing protein yields MSQSRIEDVLPLSSLQSGLLFHALYEDEGPDLYTVQLAVELRGPLDAARLRTAVGALLRRHPNLRALFVHEGMDQPVQVVRSEVDIPWREVDFSDARSGADRTPGDFDALREAERARRFVLDEDVLLRFVLARQPDGSHRLLITLHHILLDGWSVPVLLDDLFELYERGGDETGMRRVTPYRDYLSWLARQDRPAALAAWSRELAGLTGPTLLGAGAEQGGALLPETLSVELSRDETRALTARARSRGWTLNTLVQGAWGLVLGQLLGRDDVVFGGTVSGRPPELPGVETMVGLLINTLPVRVTWRPEDRLSDLLTGLQARQSALTGHQFVQLAEIQSRSGLQDLFDTTTVFENYPVDAATAPQLAGGVEITDMEARDATHYAVTLLGLPGEQLRFRLDHRPDLLAPRAAARLGNRLRRVLAAFADDPDLTVRDLVLIDEDERHQVLTAWNDTAHPVPDTTLTALLEERVPRSPEAVALRHHAPDPAGGQGTEWTVTTYAELHADANRLARLLMDRGAGPDRPVAVAMSRGRDLVVSLLAVLKAGAAYLPVDPELPPERVESMLRTAGAVGLVTDRRTAEDRPAVLACAAAREVRTIVLDAPATAGELAALPHHPVTDGERAAPLRPGHLAYVIFTSGSTGTPKGVGVPHSAVVNRLLWAQDRYALTSDDRVLQKTPFGFDVSVWEFFWPLLTGSSIVVAKPDGHRDPAYLAETIAAQRVTTAHFVPSMLDAFLQDSTAVRAAGVLRRVLCSGEALPGASAGLAVEVLGAPVHNLYGPTEAAVDVTHWDCVPGGAPVPIGRPVHNTRLYVLDGALRPVPPGVVGELHLAGVQLARGYLGRPALTAERFVADPFTADRPGARMYRTGDLVRWREDGALEYLGRTDDQVKIRGLRVEPGEIESVLAAAPGVAHARVVVGGRPGGERLVAYVVPVDPAAPPEESALRERASAALPAYMVPSAFVRLGELPLTANGKLDRRALPAPDLKAAAGGREARTATEQALCAAFAEVLGLERVGVDDSFFDLGGHSLTATRLVNRVRAALGAEIGVRSVFAAPTPAALAALLGGRDLESGGLGPVLELRTAGSLPPLFCLPPGAGLSWCYAGLLGGLDPRQPVYGLQSPGLTGVLADETLDALAGHYVEHITRIRPSGPYRLLGWSAGGHLAHEVAVRLQERGDRVEQLVVLDSYPAQPPGEGGETVGRDAILAETFGDALPDPQAPDARDRALELVREELGESALGRVGDAVAEAVLETYLLHARAILNYRHGLFDGDLVFFRAADWTVDADRRDVRRWAAHVSGTITLHELAVKHEEIALPGILAEVGKAIAEMNSTN; encoded by the coding sequence ATGTCCCAGAGCCGGATAGAGGATGTTCTGCCCCTGTCGTCGTTGCAGTCCGGGCTGCTGTTCCACGCCCTGTACGAGGACGAAGGCCCGGACCTCTACACCGTGCAGCTCGCCGTCGAGCTGCGCGGCCCCCTCGACGCGGCGCGCCTGCGGACCGCCGTCGGAGCGCTCCTGCGCCGCCACCCCAACCTGCGGGCGCTCTTCGTCCACGAGGGCATGGACCAGCCCGTCCAGGTCGTCCGCAGTGAGGTCGACATCCCTTGGAGGGAGGTCGACTTCTCGGACGCCCGGTCCGGGGCCGACCGGACACCCGGTGACTTCGACGCCCTGCGGGAAGCCGAAAGGGCACGCCGATTCGTGCTGGACGAGGACGTCCTGCTCCGCTTCGTCCTCGCCCGGCAGCCCGACGGTTCCCACCGGCTGCTGATCACCCTGCACCACATCCTGCTCGACGGCTGGTCCGTGCCCGTCCTGCTGGACGACCTCTTCGAGCTGTACGAGCGCGGCGGCGACGAAACGGGCATGCGCCGGGTCACTCCCTACCGGGACTACCTCTCCTGGCTGGCCCGCCAGGACCGCCCCGCCGCCCTCGCCGCCTGGTCCCGCGAGCTGGCAGGCCTCACCGGCCCCACCCTGCTCGGCGCCGGCGCCGAGCAGGGTGGGGCGCTTCTCCCCGAAACCCTGTCGGTCGAGCTGAGCCGGGACGAGACACGGGCCCTCACCGCGCGGGCCCGCAGCCGGGGCTGGACCCTCAACACCCTGGTACAGGGTGCCTGGGGACTCGTCCTCGGGCAGCTCCTGGGCCGGGACGACGTGGTCTTCGGCGGCACCGTCTCCGGCCGCCCGCCCGAGCTGCCCGGCGTCGAGACCATGGTCGGCCTGCTCATCAACACCCTCCCGGTACGGGTGACATGGAGGCCCGAGGACCGGCTCTCTGACCTCCTCACCGGCCTCCAGGCCCGGCAGTCCGCGCTCACCGGTCACCAGTTCGTGCAACTCGCGGAAATTCAGAGCCGGTCGGGCCTTCAGGATCTCTTCGACACCACCACGGTCTTCGAGAACTATCCGGTCGACGCGGCCACCGCCCCGCAGCTCGCCGGCGGAGTGGAGATCACCGACATGGAGGCGCGGGACGCCACCCACTACGCGGTCACCCTCCTCGGCCTTCCGGGCGAACAGCTCCGCTTCCGCCTCGACCACCGCCCCGACCTCCTCGCCCCCAGGGCCGCCGCCCGCCTCGGCAACCGGCTCCGCCGGGTTCTGGCCGCCTTCGCGGACGATCCCGACCTGACCGTACGGGACCTCGTCCTGATCGACGAGGACGAACGGCACCAGGTTCTCACCGCCTGGAACGACACCGCGCACCCCGTCCCGGACACCACGCTCACCGCGCTCCTGGAGGAGCGCGTGCCGCGGTCGCCCGAGGCCGTCGCCCTCCGACACCACGCGCCCGACCCGGCGGGCGGGCAGGGTACGGAGTGGACGGTGACCACCTACGCCGAGCTGCACGCCGACGCCAACCGGCTGGCCCGCCTCCTCATGGACCGGGGCGCGGGCCCCGACCGGCCGGTGGCCGTCGCCATGTCCCGGGGTCGGGACCTCGTCGTCAGCCTCCTCGCCGTACTCAAGGCGGGTGCCGCCTACCTGCCGGTGGACCCCGAACTCCCGCCGGAACGGGTCGAGTCGATGCTCCGTACGGCGGGCGCTGTCGGCCTGGTCACCGACCGGCGCACGGCCGAGGACCGGCCCGCCGTTCTCGCGTGCGCCGCGGCCCGCGAGGTCCGCACGATCGTCCTCGACGCCCCGGCCACCGCAGGCGAACTCGCGGCCCTGCCCCACCACCCCGTCACCGACGGTGAGCGTGCGGCGCCGCTGCGCCCCGGCCACCTCGCCTACGTCATCTTCACCTCCGGCTCCACCGGCACCCCCAAGGGGGTGGGGGTCCCGCACTCCGCCGTCGTCAACCGGCTGCTCTGGGCACAGGACAGGTACGCCCTCACGTCCGACGACCGGGTCCTGCAGAAGACACCGTTCGGGTTCGACGTCTCGGTGTGGGAGTTCTTCTGGCCGCTGCTCACCGGCTCCTCCATCGTCGTCGCCAAGCCGGACGGCCACCGCGACCCCGCCTACCTGGCCGAGACCATCGCCGCCCAGAGGGTCACCACCGCGCACTTCGTCCCCTCGATGCTGGACGCGTTCCTCCAGGACTCCACCGCCGTCCGCGCCGCCGGAGTGCTGCGCCGCGTCCTGTGCAGCGGCGAGGCGCTCCCGGGCGCGAGTGCCGGCCTTGCGGTCGAGGTACTCGGCGCACCCGTGCACAATCTGTACGGGCCGACCGAGGCGGCCGTCGACGTCACCCATTGGGACTGCGTCCCCGGCGGGGCTCCGGTGCCGATCGGCCGGCCCGTGCACAACACCCGTCTCTACGTCCTGGACGGTGCGCTGCGCCCGGTCCCGCCCGGTGTCGTCGGTGAACTTCACCTGGCGGGAGTGCAGTTGGCGCGCGGTTATCTCGGTCGGCCGGCTCTCACCGCGGAGCGGTTCGTCGCCGACCCGTTCACCGCGGACCGGCCCGGCGCTCGGATGTACCGCACCGGCGACCTCGTGCGGTGGCGGGAGGACGGAGCGCTGGAGTACCTGGGCCGCACCGACGACCAGGTCAAGATCCGCGGACTGCGCGTCGAGCCGGGCGAGATCGAGTCCGTGCTCGCCGCCGCTCCCGGCGTCGCGCACGCCAGGGTCGTGGTCGGCGGCCGGCCGGGCGGGGAGCGTCTCGTCGCGTACGTGGTCCCCGTCGACCCCGCGGCGCCTCCGGAGGAATCCGCGCTCCGCGAGCGGGCCTCGGCCGCGCTGCCCGCGTACATGGTGCCGTCAGCCTTCGTCCGCCTCGGTGAACTGCCGCTGACCGCCAACGGCAAGCTCGACCGGAGGGCGCTGCCCGCCCCCGATCTCAAGGCCGCAGCCGGTGGCCGGGAAGCGCGTACCGCCACCGAACAGGCTCTGTGCGCGGCCTTCGCCGAGGTGCTCGGACTGGAGAGGGTCGGCGTGGACGACAGCTTCTTCGACCTCGGCGGCCATTCCCTCACGGCGACCCGTCTGGTCAACCGGGTCCGCGCCGCACTCGGCGCCGAGATCGGTGTCCGCTCGGTGTTCGCCGCCCCGACCCCGGCGGCCCTCGCCGCTCTGCTGGGCGGCCGCGACCTCGAATCCGGCGGCCTCGGCCCCGTGCTGGAGCTGCGCACCGCAGGCAGTCTGCCGCCTCTGTTCTGTCTGCCCCCGGGCGCCGGACTGAGCTGGTGCTACGCCGGACTGCTCGGTGGCCTCGATCCCCGCCAGCCCGTGTACGGCCTCCAGTCGCCGGGCCTCACCGGGGTGTTGGCGGACGAGACCCTCGACGCGCTCGCCGGACACTACGTCGAGCACATCACCCGCATCCGGCCGAGCGGCCCCTACCGGCTGCTCGGCTGGTCGGCCGGCGGGCACCTCGCCCACGAGGTCGCCGTACGCCTCCAGGAGCGCGGCGACCGGGTCGAGCAACTCGTCGTACTGGACTCCTATCCGGCCCAACCGCCCGGAGAGGGAGGGGAGACGGTGGGCCGGGACGCGATCCTCGCCGAGACCTTCGGGGACGCGCTGCCCGATCCGCAGGCGCCGGACGCCCGGGACAGGGCCCTGGAGCTCGTACGGGAGGAGCTCGGCGAGAGCGCCCTGGGACGGGTCGGCGACGCCGTGGCAGAAGCCGTCCTGGAGACGTACCTCCTGCACGCACGAGCGATTCTGAATTACCGGCACGGTCTGTTCGACGGTGACCTGGTGTTCTTCCGGGCCGCCGACTGGACGGTGGACGCGGACCGGCGCGACGTGCGGCGCTGGGCAGCCCACGTCAGCGGCACGATCACCCTTCACGAACTCGCCGTCAAGCACGAAGAAATAGCCCTCCCTGGTATTCTCGCGGAAGTCGGAAAGGCTATTGCGGAAATGAATTCGACTAACTAG
- a CDS encoding AfsR/SARP family transcriptional regulator, with product MEFRILGPVEARRDGTVLPLTGSKIHTVLTALLLARGRVVSDGRLSEFLWGWSPPTTMKAQIYTYVSRLRKQFDGDVEIARCQPGYALAPGDSWIDSVEYDRLDRLGREALEARHFDKASTLLAAALELWRGSPFASTSEFLCESEVPQWEEAWSATLSCRIEADLARGRHHELVAELTRMVAVHPLDERLRAQLMTALYRASRQGDALSVYQQGRSLLREELGIDPGPALREVHRQVLEGREFASPGRTRVVAGSTGPYGGRGTTGPAGARAPLPAVRPVPAMLPPDVTHFTGHAMPLAEVVYELRGTARPAHPGRRHRVVITGMPGAGKSALALRAAHLLRDQFTDGQLYADFGGTEDSRPDAQGVLRNFLRALGTPAHALPESAEDRVQLYRRILADRRVLVVLDNVVDAAEVAPLLPTGARSRSILTCRAPAALDGAFRLIRLHPLGTDEALALLASGAGPERVAAEASAAVSLAELCDHSPLALRICALRLAEDPRARVTALLSRLLPARRRLDELRHGGLDVRSGLRSAYAALPASSVRTLRRLTVLAENDFSAAGATAVLRTDEREAEEALEALADARLIDVTGVGPDQRLIYRLPSLVRLFAQEQPPEPAAGKPSGQHWEQPPVREWGRAKPQG from the coding sequence ATGGAGTTCCGCATCCTCGGACCGGTAGAGGCCCGCCGCGACGGCACGGTTCTGCCGCTGACCGGGTCCAAGATCCACACGGTGCTGACCGCGCTGCTGCTCGCCAGGGGGCGGGTCGTCTCGGACGGCCGGCTCAGCGAGTTCCTCTGGGGCTGGTCGCCTCCGACGACGATGAAGGCGCAGATCTACACGTACGTCTCTCGCCTGCGCAAGCAGTTCGACGGCGACGTCGAGATCGCGCGCTGCCAGCCGGGTTACGCGCTGGCGCCGGGCGACTCCTGGATCGACAGTGTCGAGTACGACCGACTGGACCGGCTGGGCCGCGAGGCCCTGGAGGCGCGGCACTTCGACAAGGCGAGCACCCTTCTGGCAGCGGCACTGGAGCTCTGGCGGGGCTCCCCCTTCGCCAGCACCAGCGAGTTTCTGTGCGAGTCCGAGGTCCCGCAGTGGGAGGAGGCGTGGTCGGCCACGCTGTCCTGCCGCATCGAGGCCGATCTGGCACGGGGTCGGCACCATGAGCTGGTCGCCGAACTGACCCGAATGGTGGCCGTCCACCCCCTCGACGAGCGGCTGCGTGCGCAGCTGATGACCGCCCTGTACCGGGCCTCCCGGCAGGGCGACGCCCTCTCCGTCTATCAGCAGGGCCGCTCGCTGCTGCGCGAGGAGCTCGGCATCGACCCCGGACCCGCACTCCGCGAGGTTCACCGGCAGGTGCTGGAGGGCAGGGAGTTCGCCTCCCCGGGCAGGACGAGAGTGGTGGCCGGGAGCACCGGCCCGTACGGCGGGCGCGGCACCACGGGGCCCGCGGGGGCCCGTGCGCCCCTGCCCGCCGTCAGGCCCGTACCCGCCATGCTGCCGCCCGACGTCACGCACTTCACCGGGCACGCGATGCCCCTCGCCGAGGTGGTGTACGAGCTGCGCGGCACGGCCCGGCCCGCTCATCCGGGCCGGCGGCACAGGGTCGTGATCACCGGAATGCCCGGGGCGGGCAAGTCCGCGCTGGCGCTGCGCGCCGCCCACCTGCTGCGGGACCAGTTCACCGACGGCCAGCTGTACGCGGACTTCGGCGGGACGGAGGACTCGCGGCCCGACGCGCAGGGCGTATTGCGGAACTTCCTGCGAGCCCTCGGGACACCCGCGCACGCGCTGCCCGAATCGGCCGAGGACCGCGTCCAGCTCTACCGGCGGATTCTCGCCGACCGGCGGGTCCTCGTCGTGCTGGACAACGTGGTGGACGCGGCGGAGGTCGCCCCGCTGCTGCCGACGGGCGCCCGGTCGCGCAGCATCCTGACCTGTCGGGCGCCGGCGGCCCTCGACGGCGCGTTCCGCCTGATCCGGCTGCACCCGCTCGGCACCGACGAGGCGCTGGCCCTTCTGGCCTCGGGGGCGGGACCCGAACGCGTCGCGGCCGAGGCCAGCGCCGCGGTCTCGCTGGCGGAGCTCTGCGACCACTCGCCGCTCGCCCTGCGGATCTGCGCGCTGCGGCTGGCGGAGGACCCGAGGGCCCGGGTGACCGCGCTGCTGTCCCGGCTGCTGCCCGCCCGGCGGCGGCTGGACGAGCTGAGGCACGGCGGCCTGGACGTCCGGTCCGGCCTGCGTTCCGCTTACGCCGCGCTGCCCGCCTCGTCCGTGAGGACGCTGCGCCGGCTGACAGTCCTGGCGGAGAACGACTTCTCGGCGGCGGGCGCCACCGCGGTGCTGCGGACCGACGAGCGGGAGGCCGAGGAGGCCCTGGAGGCTCTGGCGGACGCGCGGCTGATCGACGTGACGGGGGTCGGGCCCGACCAGCGGCTCATCTACCGACTGCCCTCGCTGGTGCGTCTGTTCGCCCAGGAGCAGCCTCCGGAGCCCGCCGCGGGGAAACCGTCGGGGCAGCACTGGGAGCAGCCGCCGGTCCGGGAGTGGGGGCGCGCGAAGCCCCAGGGATAG
- the fabI gene encoding enoyl-ACP reductase FabI, translated as MDLLKGKTVLVTGVLTQNSIAFHTARLAQEQGATVLLTGYGRMSLVERIARRLPEPPPVLELDVTDKSQLNSLAARLSDHTDHLDGVLHSVAGAPAGALGGNFMTTEWDDVARAVQVSTYSLQALTRAALPLLGEGSSVVGLDFDATRAWAEYDWMGVAKAGLESCARYLASYLGAGGVRVNLVAAGPLRTTAAVNIGSGTGFDAAEEWATRAPLGWDAEHFAPVARACVALLSDWFPATTGEIIHVDGGAHAVGDRPGAIRPPAGAPA; from the coding sequence ATGGACCTGCTCAAGGGGAAGACGGTACTCGTCACCGGCGTCCTCACCCAGAACTCGATCGCCTTCCACACGGCCCGCCTCGCCCAGGAGCAGGGCGCCACGGTGCTCCTCACCGGGTACGGACGGATGAGCCTCGTCGAACGGATCGCCCGCAGGCTTCCCGAACCGCCGCCGGTACTGGAACTCGACGTCACCGACAAGTCCCAACTCAATTCTCTCGCAGCGCGGTTGAGCGATCACACCGATCATCTCGACGGAGTCCTCCACTCGGTGGCGGGAGCCCCGGCCGGCGCCCTCGGGGGCAACTTCATGACCACCGAGTGGGACGATGTCGCCCGGGCGGTGCAGGTCTCGACGTACTCGCTCCAGGCACTCACCCGTGCCGCCCTGCCCCTGCTCGGCGAAGGCTCCAGCGTCGTGGGTCTCGACTTCGACGCCACCCGCGCCTGGGCGGAGTACGACTGGATGGGAGTGGCCAAAGCCGGCCTGGAGTCCTGCGCCCGCTACCTCGCCTCCTACCTCGGAGCCGGCGGAGTCCGCGTCAATCTGGTGGCCGCAGGCCCTCTGCGTACCACCGCGGCTGTCAACATCGGCTCCGGGACCGGATTCGACGCGGCCGAGGAGTGGGCGACCAGGGCTCCGCTCGGCTGGGACGCGGAGCACTTCGCCCCTGTGGCACGCGCCTGCGTGGCCCTGCTCTCCGACTGGTTCCCGGCGACCACCGGCGAGATCATCCACGTCGACGGCGGTGCGCACGCCGTCGGGGACCGCCCCGGCGCGATCCGCCCGCCGGCCGGAGCCCCCGCATGA
- a CDS encoding 4'-phosphopantetheinyl transferase family protein, which translates to MTTTRATHDGGEGRTNDGATAPGGRRSAAEVLEELRRTGDIHVWGRRTGGTPDADDLALLDEAELRRVRDHHLPRDGAAFGRTRAFARRALGGLLDVRAQDISLGNRPCPACGAPRHGPPLLLRPPYPLAVSLSRTEGYGMLAVCADTSVGIDVEALRPVDAEGLADVVLTARERAHVLGVPDGPARAQRHLRCWTRKEAVVKAAGSGLLGADLTRLEVRPEDPGPVRIAFHDRGHVPTWWQVHDVPIDGPWIAAVARPAVAPERPGATYDAGAVVLHPPGPGA; encoded by the coding sequence GTGACGACCACCCGCGCCACGCATGACGGCGGAGAAGGCCGCACGAACGACGGCGCGACGGCGCCGGGGGGACGGCGCTCCGCCGCGGAGGTGCTGGAAGAGCTCCGCCGCACAGGCGACATCCATGTCTGGGGCCGGCGGACCGGCGGGACCCCGGACGCCGACGACCTCGCCCTGCTCGACGAGGCCGAACTCCGTCGTGTACGCGACCACCACCTGCCCCGGGACGGCGCCGCGTTCGGCCGTACCCGGGCGTTCGCACGGAGGGCACTCGGCGGACTCCTCGACGTGCGCGCCCAGGACATCTCCCTGGGCAATCGCCCTTGCCCGGCCTGTGGGGCACCGCGGCACGGCCCGCCGCTCCTGCTGCGCCCCCCGTACCCCCTGGCCGTCAGCCTCTCCCGCACCGAGGGATACGGGATGCTGGCCGTCTGCGCGGACACCTCGGTCGGCATCGACGTGGAGGCGCTCCGCCCGGTCGACGCGGAAGGGCTCGCCGACGTGGTCCTCACCGCGCGCGAGCGCGCCCACGTGCTCGGCGTTCCCGACGGGCCCGCCCGCGCTCAGCGGCACCTGCGCTGCTGGACCCGGAAGGAAGCCGTCGTCAAGGCCGCGGGCAGCGGCCTGCTGGGAGCCGACCTCACCCGGCTGGAGGTCCGTCCCGAGGATCCCGGGCCCGTGCGGATCGCCTTCCACGACCGAGGACACGTCCCCACCTGGTGGCAGGTGCACGACGTGCCGATCGACGGCCCGTGGATCGCGGCGGTGGCGCGCCCGGCCGTCGCCCCGGAAAGGCCAGGGGCGACGTACGACGCCGGCGCCGTCGTCCTGCACCCACCCGGCCCCGGGGCCTGA
- a CDS encoding MbtH family protein — MVNPFEDNEAEFYVLVNDEGQHSLWPAFADVPAGWSQVFGPGARQDALDYVEREWTDLRPASLVREMAGAKD, encoded by the coding sequence GTGGTGAATCCCTTCGAGGACAATGAGGCCGAGTTCTACGTCCTGGTCAACGACGAGGGCCAGCACTCGCTGTGGCCGGCGTTCGCCGACGTCCCGGCGGGCTGGAGCCAGGTCTTCGGCCCCGGAGCCCGGCAGGACGCCCTGGACTACGTCGAGCGCGAGTGGACCGACCTGCGGCCCGCGAGCCTGGTCCGCGAGATGGCCGGGGCGAAGGACTGA